The following nucleotide sequence is from Psychroflexus torquis ATCC 700755.
ACAAGGCTAAGATATACCTGAAGCGTGAAGATTTATGTCACACCGGCGCACATAAAATCAATAACACCGTAGGGCAGATCCTACTTGCTAAGGCATTGGGCAAGCACCGCATTATCGCGGAGACAGGAGCAGGCCAGCATGGGGTGGCAACAGCTACGGTTTGTGCATTGATGGGACTGGAGTGTATCGTCTATATGGGAGCTGTCGACATCGAGCGTCAAGCCCCTAACGTGGCGAGGATGAAAATGTTGGGAGCGACGGTTGTCCCAGCGAATTCAGGAAGTAAAACCTTGAAAGATGCTACTAACGAAGCAATTCGGGATTGGATTAACCATCCTAGAGATACCCATTACATTATCGGTTCTGTGGTAGGACCGCATCCGTATCCCGATATGGTCACTCAGTTGCAAAGTGTTATTTCCAAGGAAGTCAAAACGCAGTTGCTAGAGAAGGAAGGTCGAGAATTACCAGATTACCTCATCGCCTGTGTTGGAGGGGGGAGTAATGCTGCGGGATTGTTTGCGGATTTTATGGATCACGAAGAGGTAGGGATCATCGGTGTAGAAGCCTCTGGGAAAGGAGTGGAGACAAATGAGTCTGCGGCGACAACTATTTTAGGTCGAGAAGGCATCATCCACGGGAGTAAAACCTTGCTGATGCAAAATACCGATGGACAAATCACCGAGCCGTATTCTATTTCTGCAGGACTGGACTACCCAGGGATTGGACCTATGCACGCGAATCTCTATAAAACGGGGCGTGGGAAATTTGTCTCTATTACTGATGCAGAAGCTATGGAAGCAGGCTTAGAGTTGAGTCGTATAGAAGGGATTATCCCTGCGATAGAAACGGCACATGCTTTTGCGATTTTCAAGTATTTGGATTTCAAAGAAGACGATGTGTTGGTCTTTAATTGCTCAGGACGTGGCGATAAAGATTTAGATACCTACAGAACGTATTTCGGATATTAAGATCTTCGGAAAGACATACAGCTAGCTTAGACGCTTAGCAAATTTAATTTAAACCTCTTATGAATAGAATTAATAGAGCCTTAGCTCAAGATAAAAAATTGATTTCCATCTATTTCACAGCTGGATACCCGCAGTTGGAAGATACCACGGAAGTCATTAAACGCCTTACTGATTCCGGTACCGATGTGATTGAAATTGGATTGCCGTATAGTGACCCTTTGGCCGATGGGCCTGTGATCCAAAAAAGCTCAGAGCAAGCCTTAAGAAATGGCATGAGTACCAAAAAACTATTTCAACAGTTGGAAGGTATTCGTGATCATGTGGATATTCCTCTTATCGTAATGGGGTATTTTAACGCGATGTTACAGTTTGGAGTGGAAGATTTCTGCAAAGAATGTAAAGCTATTGGAATTGATGGAATTATCATGCCCGATTTACCCATTGATATTTTTGAAGTGGATTACAAAGAATTATTTGAAGCACACGGCTTAAAATTTATTCCGCTCATCACTCCAGAAACATCTGCAAACCGAATTAATACCATCGATGCTTTAGGGGATAGTTTTGTCTATATGGTAAGTTCATCCAGTACTACTGGTGGCCAGCAAGGTTTTGGAGACGAGGCCTTGTCTTATTTTAAACGCATAGCCGATATGCAGCTTAATAATAAGTTGATGGTAGGCTTTGGAATCAAAGATGCGTTGAGTTTTGAACAAGCCAGCAGATATACAAGTGGTTGTATAATTGGGTCAGCTTTTATTCAAACCCTTACCGAAAAAGGTTTGGACGGGATCACAGGGTTTATTCAGTCATTGAAGTAGGTAGGGCCGCATATTCGAATAGTCAAGGTTAAGCTATGAATTCATATTTTTTTTGACTCACGACTCACCACTCTTCACTGTCATTCCGTGCATGAGGATAGCCGTGATACGGAAGGAAAATTTATTTAATTGCTTTAGCCCCTTTAGCTATAAATCTATAATTTAATTTAGGGGAGACAATCGCAGCGATGTCTTCCTTACTTTTACCAGCATCTTCGGCATAATGCTTTAGTGTTTCCACATCTGTTTTTTCTATAAACGCTCTTCCTTCTACAACCATCTCATGACCTTTACTGTCCTTTGGTACATAGAACCCGTAATTTTTAAAAGTTACATGCACATTCATGTCTTCGGGGAGATCTAATTTCATCCAACAGCCTTTTTTAGCACAAACGCTTTGGACTTGAGATTGAAATTGAACTTGAAGGGTATCTCCAAGAGATAAATCTTGGTACATTTTCAACATATCCTCTGCTTTTTTAACCTCTTTATTTTCAAAAGACACTCCAAATTGATCATCGGTTAGAATACTTAATTCTTTTTCTTCTGAAGGAGTTTCTGTGGTTTTTTCAATTGGTTTTTGTTTTTCTTCAGAGGAATTCTGCTGTCCACAAGCCAAAAACATTAATAAGATTGGTAATAAAAGAAGCTTTTTCATGATAATAATTAAAAATTTATAATAAGAATTACAACAAAGTTAGGAATCTTCCTGAATTAACCTTGCTAAATTTTAGTACATTTGCAAAAACTTAAAAGTAATGAATAGCACCGATATACGACTAGATATTACTAAAATCCCTAAGTCTCGAATTGACGCTGTGGATTTTGAAAATCTCCAATTCGGGAAGCAGCACGCTGACCATATGATGTACTGCGACTTCATAGATGGAGAATGGCAAACGCCAAAGATTGTTCCTTATGGACCAATGCAGTTTGAACCTTCTGCTAAGGTGTTTCATTATGGTCAGGCGGTCTTTGAAGGTATGAAAGCCTTCAAAGATGAAGAGGACAAGGTTTGGTTATTTCGACCAGAGCAAAATTTTCAGCGTATCAATAAATCTTCCAAACGGATGGCTATTCCAGAATTTCCTGAAAGCCATTTTTTTGCGTCTTTAGAAGCTTTATTAAAGCTCGATAAGGATTGGGTTAGGAAAGGTGGAGGAAACTCCTTGTATATCCGCCCTTTTGTTATCGCTACAGAAAGTGGAGTATCGGCTTCTGAATCTGACCGGTACCGGTTTATGATCATCACCTGTCCTGCACAAGCGTATTATAGCAAACCTATCAAAGTTATTTTTGCTCAAGATTATAGCCGTGCTGCCGATGGTGGTGTTGGTTTTGCTAAGGCTGCAGGAAATTATGGTGCACAATTTTATCCTACTAAACTAGCCAAGGAAAAAGGCTTAGATCAAATTATTTGGACCGATGCTAGTTCTCATGAATACTTAGAAGAAGCGGGGACGATGAACATCTTTTTTAGAGTGGGAGATAAACTTTTTACAGCACCAACCAATGATAGAATTCTCGATGGGGTGACTCGTAAAAGCATTATCCAACTTGCTAAAGATAAAAATGTAGAAGTAGTCGTTGATAAGGTTTCTGTGAAACAAATCGTAGAGGCCGCTAAAAGTGGAGAGTTAAAGGAGATTTTTGGAACAGGAACAGCAGCTGCAATCGTGAGAGTCGAAGGCTTTGAGCACGATGATGTGTATTATGATCTTCCAGATATTGAGGAGCCATACGGTACTTTTTTTAAGAAAAACCTTCAAGACATTCAATATAACCGTGTAGAAGATACTCACGGATGGACTCGTCAAGTGATATAAGAAATTGTTATAACTAATCAAAGAAGCCCGATGTACCCTCATTGGGCTTCTTTGATTTATATGCTGCCCCAATTTTGGGATAATTTCAGCATCTGTCAGTTCGAGTAATGGGTTTTGGTGGTGAGTCGTGGATTAGTATAGTGGTGAATAGTTCCTGTCAATTCGAGTGATGGGTTTGTGGCGATAGACCAAAGCCATTGTATCGAGAACTTGATTAAGCCTAAGGGAGCTATTAGAGGTGAGTCAAAATAACTATTAATTGATAATTAAGAATTTTTAATTCAAAAAGTAGTTTTATTGAAGCACGAGGTGAAACCTCATAAAACTTTGTCATGGTGAATTTATTTCAGCATCTTCATTAACTTAATCTTAGACCCTGAAACAAGTTCAGGGTGACAATATTCAGGGCTCTTCTGTTAATGTCTGTTCTCGATTAAACTCAGAACTTCATTACACTTCTCGATACGATTTTCTATCAAAAATCACTCGAAGTGACAAGTTTCTCAATAGCTAGAAAACGGCCTACGAAAAGAGGACGTAAAAATTAAAGTGAAGGTGTCGTCAAATTTTAGACTGTTTGAGGCTGCCTGAAGGAGTCACTGAGTCACTAGTCGTGAGAGGTGAGTAAAACCAATTAAGAATTTTTAATTCAAAAGTAGTTTTATTGAAGCACGAGGTGAAACCTCATAAAACTTTGTCATGGTGAATTCATTTCAGCATCTTCATTAACTTAATCTTAGACCCTGAAACAAGTTCAGGGTGACAATATTCAAGGCTTTTCTGTTAATGTCTGTTCTCGATTAAACTCAGAACTTTATTATACTTCTCGATACGATTTTCTATCAAAAATCACTCGAAGTGACAAGTTTCTCAATAGTTAGAAAGCGGCCTACGAAAAGAGGTCGTAAAAATTAAAGTGAAGGTGTCGTAAAATTTTAGACTGTTTGAGGCTACCTGAAGGAGTCACTGAGTCACTAGTCGTGAGAGGTGAGTAAAACCAATTAAGAATTTTTAATTCAAAAAGTGGTTTTATTGAAGCACGAGGTGAAACCTCATAAAACTTTGTCATGGTGAATTCATTTCAGCATCTTCATTAACTTAATCTTAGACCCTGAAACAAGTTCAGGGTGACAATATTCAAGGCTTTTCTGATTATTTTTTGGGCGATGCAAAAAAGAAAAAGAGAGTAATTTAAACACTAAAATAGAAAACCTTAGTGCGCTATTTAAAAAGATTCCGTATCGCGGCTATTGCCTTGCACGGAATGACATTACGTTTTGTCATGTTTAAAAAGAGCGACTAGTCAACAGTGGTGAGTTTTGAGTGGTGAGTAGGAATAGAAGTGGACTAATTATTAACTGATAATTATTGCTATGATGCCCCAGTCTCGAGATAATTTCAAAATCTGTCAGTTCGAGTGATGGGTTTGTGGCGATAGACCAAAGCCATTGTATCGAGAACTCGACTAAGTACCTAACATTAAAGCACTTCTCGATACAATTTTCTATCGAAAATCACTCGAAGTGACAGGTGTCGTAAGTGGTGAGTCAAAATAATTATGAATTGATAATTAAGAATTTTTAATTCAAAAAGTAGTTTTATTGAAGCACGAGGTGTCAAGCTTCTCGGTACAAAGAAAACGGCCTACGAAAAGAGGTCGTAAAAATTAAAGTGAAGGTGTCGTAAAATTTTAGACTGTTTGAGACCGACTTCAGGAGGTTGAGTTTCTAAAATTTAGACATCAAACGTAAATTTTAGACTGAAGTTCGTCAGCCTAGATTTTTTTGGTTCGTTTTTTCATCAATGGAAAAAATGAATGAAAACACTAATTCTTTCTAAAATTTAAATAAGGATATACACTTGAAAAGATTTCGCATCACGCTATCGCATGCAAGGAATGACAATGCCAAGT
It contains:
- the trpB gene encoding tryptophan synthase subunit beta translates to MSKYSANDKGFYGDFGGAYIPELLYPNVEELRQNYKQIIATDDFQKQFKSLLKDYVGRPTPLYLAENLSEKYKAKIYLKREDLCHTGAHKINNTVGQILLAKALGKHRIIAETGAGQHGVATATVCALMGLECIVYMGAVDIERQAPNVARMKMLGATVVPANSGSKTLKDATNEAIRDWINHPRDTHYIIGSVVGPHPYPDMVTQLQSVISKEVKTQLLEKEGRELPDYLIACVGGGSNAAGLFADFMDHEEVGIIGVEASGKGVETNESAATTILGREGIIHGSKTLLMQNTDGQITEPYSISAGLDYPGIGPMHANLYKTGRGKFVSITDAEAMEAGLELSRIEGIIPAIETAHAFAIFKYLDFKEDDVLVFNCSGRGDKDLDTYRTYFGY
- the trpA gene encoding tryptophan synthase subunit alpha translates to MNRINRALAQDKKLISIYFTAGYPQLEDTTEVIKRLTDSGTDVIEIGLPYSDPLADGPVIQKSSEQALRNGMSTKKLFQQLEGIRDHVDIPLIVMGYFNAMLQFGVEDFCKECKAIGIDGIIMPDLPIDIFEVDYKELFEAHGLKFIPLITPETSANRINTIDALGDSFVYMVSSSSTTGGQQGFGDEALSYFKRIADMQLNNKLMVGFGIKDALSFEQASRYTSGCIIGSAFIQTLTEKGLDGITGFIQSLK
- a CDS encoding DUF4920 domain-containing protein is translated as MKKLLLLPILLMFLACGQQNSSEEKQKPIEKTTETPSEEKELSILTDDQFGVSFENKEVKKAEDMLKMYQDLSLGDTLQVQFQSQVQSVCAKKGCWMKLDLPEDMNVHVTFKNYGFYVPKDSKGHEMVVEGRAFIEKTDVETLKHYAEDAGKSKEDIAAIVSPKLNYRFIAKGAKAIK
- a CDS encoding branched-chain amino acid aminotransferase, whose protein sequence is MNSTDIRLDITKIPKSRIDAVDFENLQFGKQHADHMMYCDFIDGEWQTPKIVPYGPMQFEPSAKVFHYGQAVFEGMKAFKDEEDKVWLFRPEQNFQRINKSSKRMAIPEFPESHFFASLEALLKLDKDWVRKGGGNSLYIRPFVIATESGVSASESDRYRFMIITCPAQAYYSKPIKVIFAQDYSRAADGGVGFAKAAGNYGAQFYPTKLAKEKGLDQIIWTDASSHEYLEEAGTMNIFFRVGDKLFTAPTNDRILDGVTRKSIIQLAKDKNVEVVVDKVSVKQIVEAAKSGELKEIFGTGTAAAIVRVEGFEHDDVYYDLPDIEEPYGTFFKKNLQDIQYNRVEDTHGWTRQVI